From Primulina huaijiensis isolate GDHJ02 chromosome 15, ASM1229523v2, whole genome shotgun sequence, one genomic window encodes:
- the LOC140958529 gene encoding uncharacterized protein, which translates to MHLTDSQIHFNRDRFPFQLIIIVLILVTYSNHVGQCSFFTWFNDTQHNGDMVEIHDEQVAEIIKDDLWPNPLTYFNNDADEEEFEMEDEFEMDDNDDDDDDEEKGSDGSEEDDDDGEQDDVDDD; encoded by the exons atGCATTTGACTGATTCTCAGATCCATTTTAACAGAGATAGATTCCCTTTTCAGttaattataattgtattaaTTTTAGTCACTTATTCCAATCACGTTGGGCAATGCAGCTTCTTTACATGGTTCAACGACACCCAACATAATGGGGATATGGTTGAAATTCACGATGAG CAGGTTGCTGAAATCATCAAGGATGATTTGTGGCCAAATCCtctcacatattttaataat GATGCTGATGAAGAGGAATTTGAGATGGAGGACGAATTTGAGATGGACGACAATGACGATGACGATGATGACGAG GAAAAGGGTAGTGACGGATCTGAAGAAGATGACGATGATGGCGAACAAGATGATGTTGACGATGACTAA
- the LOC140958992 gene encoding plasma membrane ATPase 1-like codes for MGEKPEVLDAVLKETVDLENIPIDEVFENLRCTKEGLSNEATEERLSIFGHNKLEEKKESKFLKFLGFMWNPLSWVMEAAAIMSIALANGGGKPPDWQDFVGIITLLVINSTISFIEENNAGNAASALMARLAPKAKVLRDGKWSEEDASILVPGDIISIKLGDIIPADSRLLDGDPLKIDQSALTGESLPVTKGPGDGIYSGSTCKQGEIEAIVIATGVHTFFGKAAHLVDSTNQVGHFQKVLTAIGNFCICSIAVGMVIEIVVMYPIQHRKYRPGIDNLLVLLIGGIPIAMPTVLSVTMAIGSHRLAQQGAITKRMTAIEEMAGMDVLCSDKTGTLTLNKLTVDKNLIEVFAKGVDADTVVLMAARASRTENQDAIDCAIVGMLADPKEARAGIREAHFLPFNPTDKRTALTYVDGEGNMHRVSKGAPEQILNLARNKSDLKGRVHAVIDKFAERGLRSLAVAYQEVPERTKESPGGPWQFIGLMPLFDPPRHDSAETIRRALDLGVNFKMITGDQLAIAKETGRRLGMGTNMYPSSALLGQNKVESIAALPIDELIEKADGFAGVFPEHKYEIVKRLQARKHICGMTGDGVNDAPALKKADIGIAVADATDAARSASDIVLTEPGLSVIISAVLTSRAIFQRMKNYTIYAVSITIRIVLGFMLLALIWEFDFPPFMVLIIAILNDGTIMTISKDRVKPSPLPDSWKLAEIFATGIILGGYLAMMTVIFFWAAYKTDFFPRLFGVSTLEKTAHDDFRKLASAVYLQVSTISQALIFVTRSRSWSYVERPGLLLVAAFFIAQLVATLIAVYANWSFSAIEGIGWGWAGVIWLYNIIFYIPLDIIKFLIRYALSGRAWDLVLEQRASSNVKAILL; via the exons ATGGGGGAAAAGCCTGAAGTTTTGGATGCTGTGTTGAAGGAAACTGTGGATTTG GAAAACATACCCATTGACGAAGTTTTTGAGAATCTGAGGTGTACGAAGGAGGGTCTGTCAAATGAGGCTACGGAGGAGAGATTATCCATTTTTGGGCACAACAAGCTCGAGGAGAAAAAG GAGAGCAAATTCTTGAAGTTCTTGGGTTTTATGTGGAATCCTCTTTCATGGGTCATGGAAGCTGCGGCTATCATGTCCATTGCCCTTGCAAATGGGGGA GGAAAGCCTCCGGATTGGCAAGACTTTGTGGGTATTATCACTTTGCTCGTAATTAACTCCACAATTAGTTTTATTGAGGAGAATAATGCTGGAAATGCAGCCTCTGCTCTAATGGCTCGTCTAGCTCCAAAAGCAAAA GTTCTTAGAGATGGGAAATGGAGTGAGGAAGATGCTTCTATTCTAGTTCCTGGTGACATTATCAGTATTAAACTCGGAGATATAATTCCTGCTGATTCTCGTTTGCTTGATGGTGACCCGCTGAAAATTGATCAGT CTGCCCTAACGGGCGAGTCCCTTCCGGTGACGAAAGGGCCAGGGGACGGTATTTACTCGGGATCTACCTGCAAACAAGGAGAAATTGAGGCTATTGTTATTGCCACTGGGGTTCACACCTTTTTCGGAAAGGCTGCTCACCTTGTTGATTCTACTAACCAAGTGGGGCATTTCCAAAAG GTTTTAACTGCAATTGGGAACTTTTGCATTTGCTCTATCGCGGTGGGAATGGTTATAGAGATTGTTGTTATGTACCCTATTCAGCATCGGAAATATCGCCCTGGGATTGACAATCTACTTGTGCTTCTCATTGGAGGAATTCCGATTGCTATGCCTACCGTCCTTTCCGTTACAATGGCAATTGGTTCTCATCGTCTGGCTCAACAG GGAGCTATTACAAAGAGAATGACTGCTATAGAAGAGATGGCTGGCATGGATGTGCTTTGCAGCGATAAAACGGGGACTTTAACTCTGAACAAGCTTACAGTTGACAAGAATCTCATCGAG GTTTTTGCGAAAGGCGTTGATGCAGATACTGTCGTGCTAATGGCAGCTCGAGCTTCTCGTACAGAAAACCAGGATGCCATAGACTGTGCTATAGTTGGGATGCTGGCTGATCCGAAGGAG GCACGTGCTGGAATACGAGAAGCACACTTTCTTCCTTTTAACCCTACTGACAAGCGTACAGCATTGACTTACGTAGATGGTGAAGGTAATATGCACAGGGTCAGTAAAGGTGCACCTGAGCAG ATTCTAAACCTTGCACGCAATAAGTCAGACCTAAAGGGAAGGGTTCATGCTGTGATTGACAAGTTTGCAGAACGAGGTTTAAGATCGCTTGCTGTGGCATACCAG GAAGTTCCGGAAAGAACAAAAGAAAGCCCAGGAGGCCCGTGGCAATTCATTGGTCTCATGCCACTTTTTGATCCACCGAGACATGATAGTGCGGAAACTATAAGAAGGGCATTGGATCTTGGAGTAAATTTCAAAATGATAACTG GGGATCAACTGGCCATTGCCAAGGAAACGGGTCGGAGGTTGGGAATGGGAACTAATATGTATCCCTCATCAGCTTTGTTGGGTCAGAATAAGGTTGAATCGATTGCCGCTTTGCCAATTGATGAGCTTATAGAGAAAGCTGACGGTTTTGCTGGTGTTTTCCCAG AGCACAAATACGAAATAGTAAAACGTCTCCAAGCCAGGAAACATATCTGTGGAATGACCGGAGATGGAGTAAATGATGCTCCTGCTCTGAAGAAGGCTGATATTGGGATTGCTGTTGCTGATGCAACAGACGCGGCTCGCAGTGCTTCTGACATTGTGCTTACTGAACCTGGTCTCAGTGTTATAATTAGCGCAGTTTTAACTAGTCGGGCAATCTTCCAGAGGATGAAAAATTACACG ATTTATGCAGTTTCGATTACAATACGTATTGTG CTTGGTTTCATGCTACTGGCTCTAATATGGGAATTCGACTTTCCTCCTTTTATGGTGCTAATCATTGCAATTCTCAATGATG GTACCATTATGACAATATCTAAAGATAGAGTTAAACCATCTCCACTTCCGGACAGCTGGAAACTTGCTGAAATTTTTGCAACGGGAATCATCCTTGGTGGTTACCTGGCCATGATGACTGTCATTTTCTTTTGGGCAGCTTATAAAACAGACTTCTTTCCG CGCTTATTTGGGGTGTCAACACTTGAAAAAACTGCTCATGATGACTTTAGAAAGCTTGCTTCAGCAGTATATCTTCAAGTGAGCACTATCAGTCAAGCTCTGATATTTGTTACAAGATCCCGAAGCTGGTCATATGTCGAGCGTCCTGGTTTATTGCTCGTAGCCGCGTTTTTTATTGCCCAACTG GTTGCTACACTGATTGCTGTGTATGCAAATTGGAGCTTTTCAGCTATTGAAGGAATTGGATGGGGTTGGGCTGGAGTAATTTGGCtttataatatcattttctATATCCCGCTTGATATTATCAAGTTTCTAATACGATATGCTCTCAGTGGGAGGGCTTGGGATCTTGTTCTCGAGCAACGGGCAAGTAGCAACGTGAAAGCTATACTGCTTTAA